Sequence from the Agrococcus sp. SL85 genome:
CGTCAACTCGATCCCCGTCGCCGACGGCATCACGCTGCGCGTGGGCCAGTACGGCCCCTACCTCGAGGGCACCGGCCCCGACGGCGAGGTCAAGCGCGCCAACATCCCCGAGGACCTCACCCCCGACCAGCTCACGCCCGAGAAGGCGCAGGAGCTCTTCGAGGCGGAGCCCGTCAAGGACCGCGTGCTCGGCCCGCACCCCGAGACCGGCCTCGACGTGGTCGTGAAGGATGGCCGCTTCGGGCCCTACATCGAGGAGGCCCTCCCGGTCGAGCTCGACGACGAGGGGAAGCCGGTCGCGCCGAAGAAGGGCAAGGCCGCGCCCAAGCCGCGCCGCGCGTCGATCTTCAAGTCGATGGAGCCGGAGTCGATCGACCTCGAGACCGCGCTCAAGCTGCTCGCGCTGCCGCGCGTCGTCGGCGTCGACCCGGAGTCGGGCATCGAGATCACCGCGCGGCCCGGCCGCTACGGCCCGTTCCTCTCGAAGGGCGACGACACCCGCTCGCTCGACGCGGAGGACCAGATCTTCTCGATCACGGTCGAGGAGGCGGTGGAGCGGTTCGCCCAGCCGAAGTACGGCGCGCGCCGCCAGGCGAGCGCGCTCAAGGAGTTCGACGCCGACCCCGTGAGCGGCAAGCCCGTGAAGGTGCGCGACGGCCGCTTCGGGCCCTACGTCACCGACGGCGAGACGAACGCGACCATCCCGCGCGGCGAGGACGTCGAGGCGATCACCTTCGAGCGCGCGATCGAGCTGCTGCAGATCAAGCGCGAGAAGGGCCCCGCGAAGAAGCCCGCGCGCAAGGCTCCCGCGAAGAAGGCGCCCGCGAAGAAGCCGGCGGCCAAGAAGGCGCCCGCCAAGAAGCCGGCGGCCACGAAGGCGCCCGCGAAGAAGCCGGCCGCCGACTCGTGAGCGGCTCCGGCTCCGGCGCCTTCATCACCCTCGAGGGCGGCGACGGCTCCGGCAAGTCGACGCAGGCGGCGCTGCTGCAGGCCTGGCTCGAGGCGGAGGGCCGCACGGTCGTGCGCACGCGCGAGCCCGGCGGCACGACCCTGGGCGTCGAGATCCGCCGGCTCGTGCAGCACACGGAGGGGCACGTGGCGCCGCGCGCCGAGGCGCTGCTCTACGCCGCCGACCGCGCGCACCACGTCGCGACGCTCGTGCGCCCCGCGCTCGAGCGCGGCGAGGTGGTGCTGCAGGACCGCTACCTCGACTCCTCCGTGGCCTACCAGGGGGCCGGGCGCGAGCTGGAGCCGGGCGAGGTCCGCGAGCTGTCGCTGTGGGCCGCCGACGGCCTGCTGCCCGACCTCACGATCCTGCTCGACCTCGACCCGGCCGCCGGCCGCGAGCGCATGGCGGGCCGCGCCGACGCCGTCTACGACCGCCTCGAGGAGGCGGGGGAGGCGTTCGCCGACCGCGTGCGCGCCGCGTACCTCGCGCTCGCCGAGGCCGAGCCCGAGCGCTTCGTCGTCGTCGACGCCTCGGGCGAGCCGGAGGCCGTGCACGCGCGCGTGGTGTCGGCCGTGCGTGCGATGCTCGACGCGCGCGGCTGACGCGCGGGACGGGAACGGGCGAGCGGGGCGCATGGGCGGCTGGAGCGAGATCGTCGGCCAGGGCGAGGCCGTGGCGCAGCTGCGCCGCGCCGCCGCCGACGAGCCGGGCGCCATGACCCACGCCTGGCTGCTCACGGGCCCGCCGGGATCCGGGCGCTCGAACCTGGCCTACGCCTTCGCGGCCGCGCTGCTCTCCGGCCCCGCCGGCATCGAGCCGGAGGTCGAGACGCTCGTCGAGGCGCGCACGCACCCCGACCTCGTCACGCTCGCGACCGAGGGGGTCCTCATCACGATCGCGCAGGCGCGCGCCGTCGTGCAGCGCGCAGCGCTCGCGCCCTCCACGGCCAGGCACCGAGTCATCGTCGTCGAGGACGCCGACCGGATGGCGGAGCGCACCTCGAACGCGCTCCTCAAGGCGCTCGAGGAGCCGCCGCCCGAGACCGTGTGGATCCTCTGCGCGCCCTCCGAGGCCGACCTGCTGCCCACCATCCGCTCGCGCGTGCGCACGGTCACCCTCCAGGTGCCCGCGCCCGAGGCGGTCGCGCGGCTGCTCGTCGAGCGCGACGGCGTCGACCCGGCGCTCGCCGAGCGCGCCGCGCGCGAGGCGCAGAGCCACATCGGCATGGCGCGCAGGCTCGCGACGAGCGAGGAGGCGCGCACCCGCCGCGAGGAGACGCTGCAGATCGCGATGCGCGTCTCGACCGCGTCGTCGGCGGTGCTCGCCGCCGCGCGCTACGTCGAGATCGCGACCGCCGACGCCGACGCGCTCTCCGCCGAGCGCGACGAGGCCGAGCGCGCGCAGGCGCTCCACCAGCTCGGCATCGAGCCGGGCGGCACCGTGCCGCCGCAGCTGCGGCGCCAGCTGAAGGAGCTCGAGGACGCGCAGAGGGCTCGCGCGAAGCGCGGCATGCGCGACGGCGTCGACCGCATCCTCGTCGACCTGCTCTCGCTCTACCGCGACATCCTCGTCACGCAGCTGGGCGCCGGGCGCGAGCTCGTCAACGAGGCGATGCGGCCGACCGTGCAGGCGGCGGCCGACTACCTGCGCCGCGCCGACGTCATCGAGGTGCTCGACGCCCTCCGGCTCGCGCGCGAGCGCATCGAGGGCAACGTGCCGCCCCTGCTCGCCCTCGAGGCGATGCTCGTGCGCGCCGCCCGTGCGGCGCAGCGCCGCTGAGCGCGGCGTCCTCGGGCCGCGTCCCCGCGCATCCATAGGCCGCGGGCGTAGCGTGGTCGTCATGCATCGCCCCCGCCGCGGCACGGCCGCCCTCGCCGTCCTCGCCGCGTCCGCGATCGCCCTCACCGGCTGCATCCCGCTGCCGCCCGCGCTGCCCACCGCGCCCGCGGCAACGTCCTCGACCGACCCGGGCCAGCCGCCGTGGGAGCCGACGGGCGAGCAGGTCGCGCCCGGCCTCGAGCAGTACTACGGGCAGGACGTCGACTGGACGGACTGCGGCGCCAACTGGTGCGGCACGATCACGGCGCCGATGGACTGGTTCGGGCAGGGCGAGGAGACGATCGAGCTCGCCGTCACCGTCGCGCCCGCGACGGGCGAGCGCGAGGGCGCGATCCTCTACAACCCGGGCGGCCCCGGCGCCTCCGGCGTCGAGTACGTGCAGCAGTACGCCGACTACCTCATCCGGCCGGAGGTGCGCGAGCACTACGACCTCGTGGGCTTCGACCCCCGAGGCGTCGGGCAGTCGACGCCCATCTCCTGCTACGACGACCCGAAGGAGCTCTACGACTGGCTCTGGGAGATCCCGGAGGGCCCCGCGCCCGAGCCGCTCAGCGACGAGGACCTCGAGCAGCAGCTCGCGTCGGCCCAGTGGTTCGCCGACTCGTGCCTCGAGCACACGGGCGACTACTTGCAGCACATCGGCACCGAGCAGGTCGCGAGCGACATGGACCTCATGCGCGCGCTGCTCGGCGAGGACCGCCTCGACTACCTGGGGGTCTCGTACGGCACGCTCATCGGCTCGACCTACGCCGACCTCTTCCCCGAGAACGTCGGCCGGATGGTGCTCGACGCGGCGGTCGCGCCGGACTCCACCGACTTCGACGGCACGCTCTACCAGGCTGCCGGCTTCGAGCTCGCCTACGGCAACTTCGCGGCCGACTGCCTGCAGCAGGCCGACTGTCCGTTCGAGGCCGACACCGAGGAGGGCGTCCTGGCCGAGACGCGAGCCCTGATCGACGACCTCGACGCGAGCCCCATCCCCGTCGCCGACGGGCGCGAGCTCGGCTCGAGCGCCTTCTTCGTGGCGATCGCCGCGAACCTCTACGCCGACTTCCAGTGGCAGGCGCTGCGGGCGATCATCGGCGACGTGCTCGAGGGGTCCGGCGAGAGCGCGTTCCAGGCCGCCGACGAGTACTACGGCGTGAACCCCGACGGCAGCTTCGCCGACAACTCGCTCGAGGCGCTCATCGCGGTCAACTGCCTCGACTACCCGGCGGTGACCGACTGGGACGAGGTCCGCGCGAACGCCGAGCGGATCCTCGCCGCGGCGCCGACCCTCGGCCCCGACTTCATCGGCCTCGGCTCGTGCGCCGCCTGGCCCTTCGAGGCCACGCGCGAGCCGCACGAGATCACCGCGCCCGGCGCGGAGCCGATCATCGTGATCGGCGGCCGCAACGACCCCGCGACGCCGTACCAGCAGGCCGTCGACCTCGCCGACATGCTCGAGTCGGGCGTGCTGATCTCGGTCGACGCCGAGGGCCACGGGCAGTACGGCCAGGGCGACGCGTGCGTCGACGAGCCCGTGGACGAGTACTTCCTCACCGGTGTCGCGCCGATGGGCCCGATCGACTGCTAAGCGGCGCGCCGGCCCTGTGCCGTCGGGTCGTCGGCGGCGTCCAGATGCGCTAGGATCGTTGTTCGTGCCCACGGCACGCCGCCTTAGCTCAGTCGGCAGAGCGATTCACTCGTAATGAATAGGTCGGGAGTTCGATTCTCCCAGGCGGCACCAGCACCCGAAACGGCCCCTGACCGGGACTTCTTCAAGAAGACCAGGTCAGGGGCCGTTTCGTCGTTCCAGGGGCGGTGGCACCCTATCCGGCACCCTACGAGCCGAGCAGCGCGTCCATCTGCCCCGCAAGCGCCTTCTCGGCGTCCTCGAGCGGGTGGATGTAGGTGCGCATCGTGAACGCGGGATCGGTGTGGCCGAGGTTCTTGGCGACGACGGCGACGTCCTGCCCTGACTGCTTGAGCTGCAGCGTCGCCGCGGTGTGGCGCGCCTGGTACCGCTTGACGTAGGGGAGGCCCGCGACATCGAGGAGCCGCCGCCACGCCTTCGTGTCCACGCCGTCGCCGATGGGCGTGCCCTTGACGGACGAGAAGACGAGGTCGTGCTCCCAGCCCTTCCAGTCGGAGTCGAGGCGCTCGAGCAGCTGCCGTGCACGGTGCTCGCGCATGGCCTCGATCACGCGGCCGGAGGCGCGGATCGTGCGGTGGCCGGCGTGCGTCTTCGGGAACGGCTGCAGCGCGAACCCTCCGCCCTTCACGGCGCGCATCTGCTGCTTGACGGTGACGAGGCCGGCGTCGAGGTCGACGGCGTCCCAGGTGAGGCCGAGCGCCTCGGAGGGGCGGATGCCGAGCATGAGGGCGACCAGCCAGCGCGCCTCCATGCGGGACCCGCGGGCGGCCTCGAGGATCGCGCGCGTGTCCGCGACCGAGTAGGAGGTCGTCTGCGGCTTCGCGGCCTTCGGGAGGTCGACGAGCGCGGCGGCGTTGCGGACGATGTGGCCGCGCTTCTCCGCGACCTTGAGCGCGCCGCTGAGGGTGGAGTGGTAGCGGCGCACCGTCGCGGCGCTGAGGGGCTTGGCGCCGCGCTCGGTCGGGTTGAGCATCGCGTCGATCCACTGCTCGACGTGCTCGGGGCGGAGCTCGGCGAGGGGGATGCGGCCGAGGGCCGGCGCGAGGACGGAGCGCACGATGAGCGTCTGCGTGTCGCGGTAGCGGGGCGCCCAGTGGAGGCCCGTGGTGAGCCAGTGCTCGAGCCAGGCGTCGACGGTGTACTTCGCGTTGACGTCGAGGCCGGCGTCGCGGAGGGCGATGAGCGCCTTGCGCTTCACGTTGGCGGCGTTCTTCGTGACGGCGGAGAAGTAGCGGCGCTGCCCGTGGACGGTGATGTAGCCGCGCCATCGGTCGCCGGACTTCACGATCGAGCCGTCGCCCTTGATGTTCCTAGCCACTGAGCCCCCTGGCGATCGCGTTGGTGAATCGGCCGCGCGCCTGCCGGCCGTAGGTGCGGCGCCCGAGGCGCTGCATGCAGTGCGTCCGGTAGTGGACGACGAGGTCCTCGGTGACCTCAAGCGCGTCGGCGAGGTCGTGCACGGAGTGCGAGTGGCGTTCGGCTTCGGCGTAGGCGGTGGCGTCGATGAGCAGCTGCGCCGCCCAGGTGTCCGCCTCGCGCTCGTTGCGGTCGTTGCCGCACTCGTGGCCGTGGACGACGTGGCCGAGCTCGTGGGCGATGACGGCGCGCTCCTCGACGGGCGTGAGGCCGAAGGTGAAGTAGACGCGCGCCTCGGTCGGCTCGTAGTAGCCGAGCACGCCGTCCTCGAGGTGCGCGAGGTGGAGCGTGACGTCGTGCTGCGAGGCGATCACGGCCAGGTCACTCAGCGTGGGGCTGGTCGGCCTTCCGCCGTCCGCGCTTCGCTGCCAGTCCATATGCGCTCTTCGTCCCCTCGTCTCGACCATGCACCGCAGTAGCGACATCCGTTCCGTTTCCGCTGACGCTAGGTGCGGCCTCCGACAACGGCTTCCGCGGGACGCCGTGGAGCAGCGATGCCGGGTCGATTTCGAGGGCGTGGCCGATCGCGTCTAGGTCGGCCAGCGATAGCGGGGACTCGCAGCGCAGCCGGATCGAGACGTAGTTCTGCGAGCGGCCGATCATGCGGGCGAGTTCGCGGTCGCTGATTCCGCGGTTGTCGAGCACTCGCGCGATCGCGCGCGCGATGTCGCACGCCCACTCGGTCATCGGGGCTGGGGTCCTTGCCATGGGTTCGAGAGTACACGCCATGAACCGAATACGGAACAGAAGTGGCCATTTGCCGACTCGGAAGCGACACGCCGAACCGAGATAGGTTTGGCGATGAACCGAAACGGGTTCATACTCGACGCCATGACCACCCCCACCACCACCCTCGGAGACCGCGTCGCCGCCGCCGTCCGAGCCCACATGGGCTGGCAGCGCAAGAGCGTTGCCGACCTCGCCAAGGTGCTGGGCCTCGGGGCGAAGGCCGCCAGGCGCCGCTACAACGGCGCCCAGGAGTTCTCGCTCTACGAGGTCGAGCGCCTCGCCGACTGGCTCGAGGTCGACAAGTACGACCTCGCCGCCGGCCGCCTCCCGGAGCACGCCGCATGAGCGCCGCGCCCGCCCCCACCCCGGCCCGCGTCGACCGGCAGCTGTCGGTCCTCGCCGTCGCGGACCTCCTCGGCGTCGGCAAGAACTACGTCCTCGCCCGGATCGCCGACGGCTCCCTCAAGGCGACGAACCTCGCCGACAACCGGAAGAAGTACCGCATCGCCGAGTCCGACGTGCAGCGCTTCCTCGACTCCCGCACCGTCACCACCGAAGGGGCCCGCGCATGACCCTCGAGACCCTCCCCGCCCGCCTCCCCATCGCTGAGCGCCGCATCAGCGAGCTCGAGGCGATCGCCGAGGCGTGCAAGCGCGCGCTCGCCGCCACCGACGAGGACGGCTCCGCCGAGCGCGAGGTCGTCCGGCAGGCCCGCGACGTCGCCGAGGCCACCGCCGACCTCATCACCTGGACCGGCCTCGCCGACGACATCGACCGCACCCGCACCACGCTCGCTGCCCTCGATGCCGCCCACGTGATCGCCATGCTGCACCCGCCGCTCGACGCGCTCGGCGTGAAGGTGCCCCGATGAACGCCGACCGCATCCTCGAGCGCCTCGTCGGCCCCGCTCTCGGCTACCTCACCCTCGTCGGACTCGTCGCCGCAGGACTGGTGACCGCATGAGCCGCTACGGCATCCGCTACAGCATCCGTCGCACCATCGCCGGCTGGCTCGTCACCACCCCCAACGACGGCTACACGTTCGCGCCGTCGCACGCGGCCGCGATCGAGCAGGTCGCCGCCTACGAGGTGTCGCGCCTCGGCGGCTGGGACTGGTGGCCTCGCCCCGTCCCCGGCGCCGTCTACCTCGTCAACGCCCACACCGGCGCCACCCACCGCTTCCACAACCACCAGCAGGCCGCGCTGTTCCTCACCGCCCTGCAGCACCGGAAGGCCGCCGCATGAGCCCCCGCACCCGCGCGTCCGCGAAGGCCGCCGGCACGCGCTTCGAGCGGCTCATCGCCGACACCCTCGCCGCCCACGTCGACGACCGCATCGACCGGCGCGTGAAGACCGGCGCCGCCGACAAGGGCGACATCGCTGGCGTCCGCCACCTCGGGCAGCGCGTGACCGTCGAGTGCAAGGACACCACCCGCGCCGAGCTCGGCGCGTGGGTGGGGGAGGCGGAGACCGAGCGCGGCAACGACGACGGCCTGGCCGGCCTCGTCATCCACAAGCGCCGCGGCCACGGCGACGGCCTCGACCAGTACGTCACCTGCACCGTCCGCGACCTCGTCGCCCTCCTCACGGGGGAGCGGCCATGAACGACTACCAGCCGACCGAAGAGCAGATCGAAGCGCTCGCGCGGCTCGACTTCGAGCGGATGAACCCGGACTTCAAGTTCGACCTGATGTCGGCTCGCACGAAGGAGCGAGGCACGGCCAAGTACCGCGAACTCGTGGCGACGCCTGAGTTCCAGTCGCTCGTCCGGGCGGCGCAGGCAGAAGCGGTGCGGGAAGCGGGGACGACCGAGTTCCAACCGAGCTTCGGCATCTCCTATAGCGGCCTGGACGCCCAACAGCGCCTGCACCGTCGCGCGGACCGGATCGAGGCGCCCGATGCATGACCTCGACGAGCGTGCGGACGACCGCGCCGACCACGACCACATCAACGACGACCACTGGAACGCCATGAAGGAGGACTCCCGATGAAGCATTGCCCGCGCTGCGGTCTCGACTCCGTCCGCACCATCGACCACGCCGAGACCTGCACGGACCCGTCGTGCGAGTGGCCGAAGGTGGCCCGCGCATGAGCGGCGACCGCTTCGTCTGCCCCGACGACCACAAGCACGACGAGACGCGCACTTGCTACGCGCGCCACGGCTGCCGCTGCGACGCCTGCCGCGCCCGTACCGCTGGCGAGTCCCGGGCTCACCGGCGAGCGAACGGCGCGAAGCCGCGCGGCGAGCTCGCACCGTGCGGCACCACGGCCGCGTACCGCCGCCACGAGCGCAACGGCGAGCAGCCTTGCCAGGCCTGCCGCACCGCCCACGCTGACGCCCGCCGCCAGCGCGAGCAGGACCGCCGCGTCGCCAGCATCACCTCGGTCGCCGGCACCCCGGCCGTCCACTACGACGGCGACGCGATCGTGCTCGCCTGCAGCGCTGACGAGGCGCGCATGATCGCGGCCGCCGTGCTCGACCGGGCCATCGCCTACGAGCGGCAGCCCGTCCACACCAGGCAGACCGCAGAGCAGCGCGGCAAGGCCGACGCGCTCCGCGACCTCCACAAGCGCATCACCACCATCACCCGATCCGCCGCCGCCTGAGCGGCCCACCACCAGGAGACCCGATGAACGACCAGACCCCCCGCCCCGACTTCGACGCGATCGTCGCCGAGCGCACCCAGCTCAAGGCGATCGCCGACGACGCCGCCACCCGCATCAAGCAGATCGACGACCAGCTGCGCGACCTCGGCTACGGCTCCCACCCGTACGCCGGCGTCCGCGTGTCGATCGAGCACAACCGGCGCCTCGACGCCGACCGCTTCCAGCGGGCCTACCCGCCCGCGACGCACGCCGCCCTCTACAAGGTCACCGTCGCCCCCGACCTCACCGCGATCAAGGAGCAGATCGCCCCCGCCGACCTCGACGCCTTCTACAACGAGGGCACGCCCAAGGTCGTCGTCCGATGAGCGGCACCATCGAGCCCTGGATCGGCCGCACGCTCCGCGATCGCAACCGCGGGTGGGAGAAGCGCACCATCCGAGTCATCGGCGTCGCCGCCATCCAGGTCTCCTCGGTCGGCGTGCGGACGAAGTCGACCATCTACGAGGTCGAGCAGATCACGAACATGCACGGCCAGCCCGAGGTGAAGCGCGCCCGCATCCAGGAGCACATCCTCAAGGCGAAGTGGCGCGACGCATGACTCTCACCATGACCGACCTCTTCTGCGGCGCGGGCGGCAGCTCGACCGGCGCAACGACCATCCCCGGCATCACAGTGCGCCTCGCGGCGAACCACTGGGACCTCGCGATCGAGACGCACAACGCGAACCACCCCGACACCGACCACCTGCAGGCCGACATCTCGAACACCGACCCGCGGTACGTCCCGGGCACCGACATCCTGTGGGCGTCGCCCGAATGCACGAACCACTCGCGCGCGAAGGGCCGCAAGGTCGCCCGCCAGCCCGACCTCTTCGGCGACGTCCTCCCCGACGCGGCCGCCGAGCGCTCGCGCGCCACCATGTGGGACGTCGTCCGCTTCACCGAGGTGCACGGCTACAAGGCGATCCTCGTCGAGAACGTCGTCGAGGTCGCCGACTGGTCGGCCGAGTGGGGCGAGCGCGGCGGCCTCTTCAAGGCGTGGCTGGCCGCCATGCACTCGATGGGCTACGAGCACCGCGTCATCTCCCTCAACTCGATGCACGCCCAGGCCTACGGCCTCCCCGCGCCGCAGTCGCGCGACCGCGTCTACATCGCGTTCTGGCGCCGCGGCGACAAGGCGCCCGACTTCGAGCGCATGCAGCGGCCGCGCGCCTACTGCCCCTCGTGCGACGAGGTCGTCGAGGCGATGCAGTCGTTCAAGAACGGCG
This genomic interval carries:
- a CDS encoding DNA polymerase III subunit delta'; translated protein: MGGWSEIVGQGEAVAQLRRAAADEPGAMTHAWLLTGPPGSGRSNLAYAFAAALLSGPAGIEPEVETLVEARTHPDLVTLATEGVLITIAQARAVVQRAALAPSTARHRVIVVEDADRMAERTSNALLKALEEPPPETVWILCAPSEADLLPTIRSRVRTVTLQVPAPEAVARLLVERDGVDPALAERAAREAQSHIGMARRLATSEEARTRREETLQIAMRVSTASSAVLAAARYVEIATADADALSAERDEAERAQALHQLGIEPGGTVPPQLRRQLKELEDAQRARAKRGMRDGVDRILVDLLSLYRDILVTQLGAGRELVNEAMRPTVQAAADYLRRADVIEVLDALRLARERIEGNVPPLLALEAMLVRAARAAQRR
- a CDS encoding ImmA/IrrE family metallo-endopeptidase; its protein translation is MIASQHDVTLHLAHLEDGVLGYYEPTEARVYFTFGLTPVEERAVIAHELGHVVHGHECGNDRNEREADTWAAQLLIDATAYAEAERHSHSVHDLADALEVTEDLVVHYRTHCMQRLGRRTYGRQARGRFTNAIARGLSG
- a CDS encoding helix-turn-helix domain-containing protein, whose product is MTEWACDIARAIARVLDNRGISDRELARMIGRSQNYVSIRLRCESPLSLADLDAIGHALEIDPASLLHGVPRKPLSEAAPSVSGNGTDVATAVHGRDEGTKSAYGLAAKRGRRKADQPHAE
- a CDS encoding tyrosine-type recombinase/integrase — translated: MARNIKGDGSIVKSGDRWRGYITVHGQRRYFSAVTKNAANVKRKALIALRDAGLDVNAKYTVDAWLEHWLTTGLHWAPRYRDTQTLIVRSVLAPALGRIPLAELRPEHVEQWIDAMLNPTERGAKPLSAATVRRYHSTLSGALKVAEKRGHIVRNAAALVDLPKAAKPQTTSYSVADTRAILEAARGSRMEARWLVALMLGIRPSEALGLTWDAVDLDAGLVTVKQQMRAVKGGGFALQPFPKTHAGHRTIRASGRVIEAMREHRARQLLERLDSDWKGWEHDLVFSSVKGTPIGDGVDTKAWRRLLDVAGLPYVKRYQARHTAATLQLKQSGQDVAVVAKNLGHTDPAFTMRTYIHPLEDAEKALAGQMDALLGS
- a CDS encoding helix-turn-helix domain-containing protein; this encodes MSAAPAPTPARVDRQLSVLAVADLLGVGKNYVLARIADGSLKATNLADNRKKYRIAESDVQRFLDSRTVTTEGARA
- a CDS encoding alpha/beta hydrolase, which encodes MHRPRRGTAALAVLAASAIALTGCIPLPPALPTAPAATSSTDPGQPPWEPTGEQVAPGLEQYYGQDVDWTDCGANWCGTITAPMDWFGQGEETIELAVTVAPATGEREGAILYNPGGPGASGVEYVQQYADYLIRPEVREHYDLVGFDPRGVGQSTPISCYDDPKELYDWLWEIPEGPAPEPLSDEDLEQQLASAQWFADSCLEHTGDYLQHIGTEQVASDMDLMRALLGEDRLDYLGVSYGTLIGSTYADLFPENVGRMVLDAAVAPDSTDFDGTLYQAAGFELAYGNFAADCLQQADCPFEADTEEGVLAETRALIDDLDASPIPVADGRELGSSAFFVAIAANLYADFQWQALRAIIGDVLEGSGESAFQAADEYYGVNPDGSFADNSLEALIAVNCLDYPAVTDWDEVRANAERILAAAPTLGPDFIGLGSCAAWPFEATREPHEITAPGAEPIIVIGGRNDPATPYQQAVDLADMLESGVLISVDAEGHGQYGQGDACVDEPVDEYFLTGVAPMGPIDC
- the tmk gene encoding dTMP kinase, yielding MSGSGSGAFITLEGGDGSGKSTQAALLQAWLEAEGRTVVRTREPGGTTLGVEIRRLVQHTEGHVAPRAEALLYAADRAHHVATLVRPALERGEVVLQDRYLDSSVAYQGAGRELEPGEVRELSLWAADGLLPDLTILLDLDPAAGRERMAGRADAVYDRLEEAGEAFADRVRAAYLALAEAEPERFVVVDASGEPEAVHARVVSAVRAMLDARG